TTCTACTAGTGAGAACTTGGACCATTGTTTAGCCAGACCTCTGGCATAATGACCATTGACGTATGTGATATTTGACTTCTGGCGCCATCTGGTCTTCACGTTATTAACTAGGCAAATCAAACAAACTCagatattaattattcatatCTGATACCCCGGTAGACAGATGATGATACATCACGTTCACCGTCTATGTATCGCCTCCgcttaataattattctataATAGCTTCTAATGAATTTGTCAATAACTTGATTTGCGTAGATTTGTGGACCATACGGATTTATCTCTGAGCCCACTAACCTGTCCGGATGCGGAAATTTTCGTCAGGGAAATGCCGATTTTAGAATCGACCTATTCGGATGTCAATGGAAAAGCTGCTGGACGTACTGGCAGCTTGTTAAAACCTTTATGGTgggattttgcaaatttttgttaaagctCGCTGGGTACGCCTTTTTACGGTCCACACCTGTTTTTGCCACCTGGAAATTTTTGCGGTCGCCGAAAGGCGCCCGGTCGCATGCAGGCCTGACAAAGATTTGTGCGGCGTGGAAAAACCGACATCGGTTCCTTTTAAAtctttatgagaaaaaaaaaacagattggAACATACGGGGGATGAATCCTGTGAATTTTTCGCTGTTGGGCCACACagaaatttgaggaaaaaagatccaggcagtttttttttttaatttgcattttgcgAGGAACGGCCGCATAGTGCCGTCCAGCGCTTATCACATCTAATTAAGAAAGTGTTTGCGGACACATTCGTgtatcgaaaattatttaccgCAATTTAATTCAGCGGACATCATGCGCATATTCGAAATCTCGCTTATGAACCGTAAAGTACCAACAACGACCATAAATAAACGTGGCATGTTTTAACCATGTTTATTCATGGTTATTGTTGGTACCACGTTCATATACATAACTTGAAGTTTTCTTCTCGGAAATCCCTAGACAGACATCTcgtgaaatattccaggtagTTCTGGACACTCGCCGCTATTTAACGTTTGTTAAGAGTGCCCGGGAGCAGTCAATTTCCATTAGGTCTTTGGCAATAGAGTACGGGTACCGTCCGGCCATTTGCATCGAACGGCcgaatgttttttgtttaagttaGTTCAGGGCAGCAAAAAATGATTGATGGTCAGATTCTTTGTCGTTCCGAAACATACCTTTTCTCTATTtccatcaaaaaattaattctgaaAGTTCTTTGAGAGTTTGCACATTGGTAAAACTATCATACATAATAGCAGTCCAGGACACAGGCCGTGGAAACGAGTGACACAGTCGCGGCAACGTTCTACCTGACCGAAAAGAACCTTCTTAGACACCTGTCAAATGTCTCTATTGACGAGATGACATGTGCCAACCAAAGGACGCATAGTTGAGACGGTGTTGTAAACGTAAATCTGGCAACAGTCAACACGCCCTCCCAATTATACATTCACTACATTTAACTTATCTctaaaatagttaaatttaacAGCCGCTAATGGCTCGTTCAACAGGTCAGCTCCCGGTTCCCTTGAACTGACATACTTGAGATTAACATGAGTTTCGATTCTGAAATCGCATTTTGAGTTTGAACCCTTCCAGTCCCTTTTGtaatttccttatttattTCTCTCGCCCTCTAACttgtttcatattttgttatttccaAGGCACTTTTTGCGAAAATGGGCCTTTGGACGTTTCCACTAAAGTGCAGGAGTGATCTTTAACGTGTGACACCTCATCgtaactagaaaaaaaaatctgttcgAAAACGGGGACATTCAAGATGGCGCCCGTAAGAAAGAACAAGTTCGTGACGATGGTCGAAAATTGAATCgtcgaattttcaatttgacatTTCCGCGTTGTGGACGAGGGGAAGTTGCAGCGATGCTGAAATGTCAATCGTTTTGACATACGTCGGCCAGTGAATTGAGGGAAAATGAAAACGTTTTACGAGAATTACAGTTTTTTGCGAATGTCTTCGGAAGTCATCGGtaattttcaaactaaaaaaacatCATCTTGCTGGACTCCACACAGCGCAACTTTGCTCCGATCTCACCGATCACGTACCTCTTATGGTTGCCGAGATGCTCATGGTTGAGCTCCAGACACCGACACCTTGTACACCAAGAGACCCTAATCAAACAAGCGCGTTACTTCAAAACACCAAggtggtaaaattttcattactatGCGTCATCTAGATGCGGAATCGCGCGGTTGTTGACACAAAAAGTGAGGAAAGAACGAAGTCTTGGCGTAAAGAAAATGGACTCTTTTCTCAAGTTAATGATAATGGACAAGGTACTCCTAAAGTTTGCCCCATGTCAACAAAATCACTATTATCAGAAACTGAGTAAATAGGACGGGATGACAATATAGCTGTTTGTATGATGTGGAGAAACAAACATTTGAGATCCACAATTGGTTTAGCGGTGTGTAAGCGTGAGGGTATTATTGTTTACGACGAGAATTACGGTTAGATAGGTAAACTTGGTGAGAACGTGAAATCATCAACATGCCGTAGTCACGCCGAAACACGTTATGCATTATTAATAATACAGAAATGCAAGGACAATTCACAGCTAATAACTGGTGTTGCAAATTGCTGGCTGTGTAGTGGAACAGAGCCGATTATCATAATAGAAAAGAATTATTTGCATATGATGTAAAACATACCGAAGATTCAATCACGTTATTTGAAATATGTCGTATACTGCTAGTTAACATATCTCAATCTCAATCTGTTGCCAGGTGTAAATTAACCGTGTTTAGTAGTAGGTAATCAAAGTCGTTACATGTTTGCGTCATAAACAGCCCCTTCCTCatgaaataaatgatattaTCAGCTTGACATATGGTGAGATTAACCTGTAATTTCAAAGCGCTTTGCCGTATTAATATTATCATAAAGACCCTTAAATTTTATAGACCATAAATTATATCTTCTGTTTGGGACGTTGACTGAACGACTTTCTTTCAAATTCTCAAATCGTCCAGCGGATaagacaatttattaaattatgtgCTCCTCTAAGAGATTATGCTTTatcgtttatttttctaagCGTCGGTAAACGTTGGTCCTGATTTCGCCTCGGGTTGTTTAAGTACAGAAAAGTACGTCAATCCCCCAAAGAGACGTTTGTTTTCCTTGCCGGGGCCGCGGTTTCACCATTTTAACTCCACAGGAAAACACACAGTTGTCACAATAAGGTTTGTACCATTAGGAAAAGTCTGCCTTAAACCATAATGATAAGTAAGAAATGCTGATacgaacaataattaattcagCAGCTGGTTTGTGAGCCACTCTTGTCGACGTTGCGGCCTACATTTGGCCATTCTCAGGGAAAACATTACAGATGTAACGTTAAGGCTAGTTGGATTACGTAATTCTTTTACTGacgtaatttcctttttttgcaaCATACACTGTAAGAACTATAAATCAAGCTGTACCGGGTTGAATAGGCGAAGTTTGAGCTTTTCTGTATATAGAAACACAGGGCAGCCCAGATTTCAATCTCATACCCCTTGGGTAATTTAGGGCCAACGGCAATTCCTGCCAATAGATCGGAAATGAAGCATTTCAGTTTACTGAAAATCTCTCAAAGCACCGAAATAGTTTTGCGACGCACATTCACCGCGCACCATGTGCTAGTCTAAAAATGGCTGATTTGCTGACGTCAATTAGTCAAATTAGACGCATGAACCGTGAGTTAAAGTAGAATAATTGTGGACGTCTATCGTCGACTATTAGgagtcatttttatttcttactgTATTTTCGCATTCCTCCGACTTATCTGATTTTAGTTTACAGAAGTTATCTCAAAGCTTCATAGAGGGGGAGAGAGAGCACAAGTTTAAACGTAAGAGAGATACAATGGAGGCAGAGGTGCGGGTTggacataattttaaatatacggGGTGGCTCGAAATAATGACGAAAATCGCAGCAGATTCCACGATATCGCAAAAACGTATATTATTAGACAATTCGGAAGGAATCGAAGAAAGCAACAacacaatataaaataatattaaatcctaattaatttttttcaaaccaCCCCGTATGTCTAAAATTATATTCGACCCATACATTTGCCTCCGTGTTAAAACTTCTCTATTTAAACTGTTCTGTTAcctttacaaaattttcaaatgatgGATTCTAAACTAAAATccgggacaccctatatatatgtttttgttttttgtacaAGGTCCTCTGCCAGAAGCTCGAACACTACTAGAACTATAGAGCAAAATGTctgaatttcaataaatacatCCTAATAACCTAGTGGCAATAACGATTTCTCTGTATCTATTTATACGGTGTGCCCGGAAATTGAGTAGCCAAAGGTGACCAGCGAAATTCTCAATCGaaaaatataccaaaaaaTGACAAGGAAAACAACGAATTCGCtaatgtgttttttcaatAAGAGACAACGAAGATCTGGTTCTAGAaagtatcttgaaaacggttGGAGAATTTTCCAGAACACCTTTTGATGACATCGCAGTATCGGAACTCGCCAAAAAAACTTAAGTTATCGGTACCTTCCGCCTTATGAAACAGAAAAATTCCAGCAAAATGGTCAAAAGGACATGATACTTTGGTGTGTGACCAGTCGGACATCGGGCAGAGAGAGAGCGAAAAAGGGTCTCTTTGGATCATTAAGAGCCCTAATTGCCTCCTCTCCCTTGAATTGCCTAGTTAATGGCAACAACCAAAATGTTCTATAGAAACGTAATTACTATGCATACGCAAGTGGCGATCCCAAAGGTCTTAATAGCATATACTAACATTCTGTTGAAAGTTTTACTCAAGCACGTATGGAAACTACTTACTGTTGCTCAGTCGATCTCTCCATGCAATGGGATTTAAACTTTGGATTCCGGGCCAATAAAGTCCACCCGTGGTTCTTCCTAACTCAACCGGAGGTTTGTTGACTGAATTAGCAGCGTGATGATGAAAGAAGGCAGCTGCGGCAATGTTAAAACCCCTCAATCCAGGATTAGCTGCATTTTGAGCACTATTCGTCGTCATACCCAGagaattttgagaaaaccCTAAATTATGCGGAAAATGCAGTGGACCAGTGGTGATTTGCGACGGCCTCGACAATATATGATCGATGCCATGGGGGTTAGCTCCTTGAGAGCTATTGCTATTACTTGTAGCTCCTAAAGGGCTTCGCGACGTCAACCCCGATCTTTCCATGTGCAAAGTAGTTCTCTCTAAAAGCAGATCATTATCGCCCTTGTCCTGACCGTGCAAATGCTCAGACGAGGGACTCAGGTGACTCTGATGCTGCTTCATCTCCGCCATGGAATGTAGCGCCGCTAATGGGGCCGCCAGCATGTTTCTATGTTCCAAGTTGAAGAggctcaaattttgatgggTCGCAAACTCCAACATTTTCGAAACTGGAGGCGGTGGCGTCACGGACACCTCGGAACGATCACTAGAGGCATCGCTATGTTGCGTCATTGCAACTGGAGAAGCCGTGGTTAAAGAGTAAATGACGCGAACTAGCCGCGTCTCCCAATGATTGTTCTAATGTTTTTTTGAGTAACGCGACACGCAATCACTACACGCACATCACTTTCACGGGGCGGTATTGAGCCAGTTTAGAGTTCAGCTCTATCTCGAGTTGAGAATGAGTGGAGTGTTAGTTGACAATGAACTAACGAGAAATTCGTAAGGAAACTATGCATTCGCCGAAGTGAGTTTTAAGTGGGCGGTGGCAAGGTGAATTGCGGGCACCGGCAGTGGGGATATCTATAGAGTGAACTGCATGTTAAATATGTTCTACTGTGAAGCTCATTACGGCAGCTTCAATGGCAGTTAGCGATTCTGTGCGTGTCGCGTAGTTGCGTGGTTGCACTCTgctctatttttaaaagagaTTAATGCTTTTTTCATTGGCGGAAAGGAGGAACGCGACGCTGCGGTGCGCGCCGTGATTGGCGTGAACGTTGTTTGGTGGAAACGCCCGGTATTGGTTGCAAGCACGCCCTTCCCCCTCCGGTTTCCCTGCTCTGTTCCATTTGTTATACGGAGCTCTAAAACTCGATCTTACTATAGTATAAGCACATTCGCGGTGGAATAGAGCTTCCCTACTCTCTTCTAAATAGGTCTGATTAAAGAGTTTCTGTTAAGTGCACCTCTTAACGTCGCTGAGTGCGCTCAGTTCATGCGCTGCCTGGCACACACCCTTATCAGCGCCACTaagattatttttacaaacaaCCAATTCTTTCATTCTACGTAAACTGAATGCACCTACACGAGACTAATTACCTCCTGCACATTGACTGCCGCGGCAGACGCCGGTGTCCTCTCTGAGGGGACGGGGCGGACACGGGCGTCCGCCATCTTTAATAAAGGTTTTTGCTCCAAAGGCAATTATATCTGTGAATATTCCATCGCTTATTAtcgatttttggaaattgcaTGCACGTTAGTTCCTTGATGAAAGGCGGCATGTGAGAGGGATTGCTAAAAATGCATCTTCTAGAGGCCAGAACGGACAAAAAAGAAACTTATTTCCAAGCTTTGTGATAATATTGGCAACAATAAGTGTTGTCCCACCCCACCGCCCCTCAGTCCTAATGATACTTTAATGATGAGTGAAGAAGTGCCTGAAAAGGGGACGGAAAGCATGCAGATACTGGCTGCTCCCTTGGAGGCTCCAAGAGGAGACGACTTGAAGCGGTCGATACAGAACATCAAGGCTGATCGAACCAAGGGGAGCTAAAGAAACTGAAGCAGGAAAAATGGAATCAGGCGCCCCAGCAGATGCAGCTCGATCGGACGGAACTCTATACCATACTTGGGAAGATTTGTAATTTCCGAGGAGGCTGACCGCGTGCAATCGTTGCCTCTTCCTGGCAAGTCTCCTCCAATATTGATTGGAGGAGATTGGCGAGGAGATGAGTATGCAGGACGCATGATGAGCCATTACATTGTTCGCAATGAtcggtcattttaaataaattcttatgGGAGTAAGAGTCTAAACTGGTTTAGGAACTGCTCGCATGCGTTCgagagataaaattttttcctcgttgcaaaaaaaaaacctaaattacTCAATTAACACTCGGCAATTAAGACATGGTAAAAAGGTAAAAACTTCTTTACACAGACAAATAATGCAGAGAAATTTTCCTCGTATTGGTGCATCAAAGCGAAAGCATAAAGGCTAAGAGCCATAGATAATGTTAATGGGGGGGAAAGCCGTGACGGCCTCCAAACTGAAGATAGAACTACTCTGCATATCATTAAtcttaattaaacttaaatttagttaTCTTATGTTAGGATGCCGATGTCTATTCTTCCGAACTTCCTAAGAATGattctttttttatcttaTAGGGTTAGCTTTGAGCGCTACCTTTGAATAACCCTttcgtaatttattattcatatttcCAGTAGTACGAGAGCACGTTGAACAAAAGCATCTGATTTTATATTGCCGAGCAGAGAATGGTTATGAATCAGTAAGCCCGAAAAACTGGAATGAAGAACCAAAATATAgagagaaatttttattggaagagTATTAATCCCATCCCTGCTACATCcctaaaagaattttttcaatccCTTTTGTCCCAGATCTGTGAGCGTTGGCCTATGGCCACTGGGTCCTGGACTTAGTTCAAACTAACAAACAAAAGTTAACACCCTATATGTcctgaatttaaattgttcaaagATTTAACTATGCTCCGATGCACTCGAGCTTCAGCTACGCTTGTTATGGTGTTGACGCCCACTGCAGCTTTAATCTCGAGGTTCTAGAAATTTCTCTTTGATCCCTAGTTAACTTTCGGTTAGTTGCTGAGCTGAATAAAATCGCGTTTTACTGATTATGAAAAATCTTGTATCGAAAGTGCACCTGTAGCACCGAACGCATATTTATCACAGAAAGTTTACTCGGCAGCGGAACAATGATACAATCCTAACAAAGCGAGGTAGAACCCGGATTTTTGGCGTACGTGGCATGCTAAAGTAGGTAAATGTGGTATTTTTGCTACTTTCGGCGGGCGGGCATGCGCAAGGCAAATGGGAGACGTTTTTGTGATGAGTAAATGTGCATGTGatcgttcaattttttaggTTTATAGCAAAAGTTTGATCTATTTCGCACAGGTAACAGGTATAAACGCCCAGATTATCTGCGGATCGCTTTTGTTAGTGCCtcaacaataatttcaaacaaGAATTTAATATGGTAAGTGAAATATGCCAGAATATTAACTAAGCACTAGAGAGTGACGTCGTTCAGTAATCAAATTACTTACCCTATTTAAACGTGTAATACGAAAAGGCTTTTAGCGCTGATGGGGCGATTGCTGCCCCGCTTGTAGGGATGATTGTTTGGGGGCACCCTTTGTATGAGACGACTGCACCCAAATGTCAGCCTAATTGAGTGAAACTATTTGAATGATGCCAACTATTTAGATCACTTCTATATTTGATACGTATATTATGTTGATGTCCACCGATTTTCTTTCATGTCGTTGAGCCGAGTGATAGAATCGACGTAGTTTTTGGAACTCCCGTATAAAGTTTCAAGGATTAACAATGGATCGATCTTAATCCGTCGTAGAGTGGAAAAAGGctgctaaatatttttgaatgtttcTCCATCGAGAGGTTTTCTTTTTGCTGACATGCTTCGGATCGATGCCCATGCTTACTACAACTGAAACATCTTCTGAGCTGAGATTTCCGCTCCCTCCTTACGCCGCTGCGTCTGATGTCTGGCCAGCAATTTGAGATCTCAAGACCTCTATTTAACGTCAGGACCAAAGACCAGGGACGTGCCTAAAAGTTTTCAAGTACTTGGAAGGTGAAGGCCACCACCTTGTTTTGCGATCTGGAAAATTCCCAAATTTGCTCTTCTTCCTACGCCACCGAAACCCTCACGTTTTTCTGCCCTTAAAGTGTCGAGAACTACTCAATCCAACGCGCAGAAACCGGAGGCGCACCCAATTTCTGAAGAGtacctaaatttttttttgggttcGGACAGGTCCTGCTCCTTCCTGCGCCACCGAAAGTGGTCCGATCCTGAATTGATCCCTTGAGCCGAGGCCGAGGTTATTCGTCCTTCAGAGTTGAACTGAGGAGTTCCAAATTCGCTTTGGACGGTGCTGACGCTCAGGCTTGCCTTACTGAACCGGTAGTGCACGGGTTTTTGGTCTGTTGAAGAGCAGATGTTGGACTTGAGTGAGCAACGAGTTTAACTATAATTAGTGTAGCAACTGTAGCAAAGTAATCACAGAATTTAACAGAATGgaccaattaattttaataaggaCACAGCAGTTCGTCGCTTATAAAACACGATAAACATCGTTACCCGAAgtcatttattaaatgataTCACTGTGGCAAATCGGATTACAACTTCTTCATTACATTAATAGTATTTGTGTATGCAACTAATAATGCAGAGGGGCCCATATTAAATTAGAGCCCTCATGTTAAATCACGATCCTTGACTGCGGTTCCCTCTCGAGCAGGGAAGCATTTATTCCAATAACACTCCCTCTTTTGCAAACTGTCACTACAAACTTTTTAAGTTTCAtaacgaaataaattttatcatttattcgtgagtgatttttttgttcgcGCCTCGTGATTCAATTACTCCGGCCATTAATCAATTATATTATTCTCATAAGAACAGGCtcgtaatgaaatttttccccAAATCCCAACTTTCCCCCGCGACTTTCAATAACTCTCTTATtggaagaatttaaaattcaaacactgTTGGCAGTTAATTTTCTTATACAGGACGATTTATGGATATGGGTATTGAAAAACTTCagcaaataattttcgaaCATAACGATTGGGGACAAGCTTATTCTGAAGGGTAGCGCGGCAGTAATGCAAAGGCCGATGTGAACGTCGAATTGTCGCAAATTATCATTTACACGTGGGTCCAATGTGAGGCGATCGCCCCTGGCACCTACGAGCGCTAAACGAGTTTACTGCACCGGAAGCGACTTTTCCCGGGCACCAAGCCGCAACTTATCGGTAACGGCAATTGTGATCAAACTAACCCCGCAAGATCAACTTCATCCTGATCAACGTGCCGAGTGATCTCTCTCTAAAATTTTAGTACGCATGACAATCCAAGTGAGATCTCCAACTTCAACGAAGAACCCTTCTAAGGGGAGGCGAATTGCTCGGCCAGAAGAGTGAGTTCGGAATGTTGACGGCTCCTCAACCGTTTCATCCCACAAAGATCTCCTGGTTGCAAGTCAAATCCCGACCACTGCCCCGTCCcaatcaaaatatataaaaactgGCTGGTTGTCGTTGACCAAAAATCACGAGGAAACCTCCCCATTCCACCCCTGAATTGCGAGCGTATTTCAGACATTAAGCTTCCAAGAGTAGCTAAGTGAAAAGTGATGAATCGCCTCTCGAAGGTGCTCGATCATACCTAATTCTTGACGATCTTCCATTATCATCAAGGCATCATTAGAAAGTCATAACTGAGCTTGGCAGGGACGATGAAGAGAGCGAAGCTGCTGCGCGAGGCCGAAAACCAGCCTCATGTTGGTagtttgagcaaatattgaAGAGGAAGACGAAAGAGGTCAGAAGAGATTAAAAGAATTAGCATTGGATATGTATATCTTCCCAAGAGAAGGAGCTGGCAGCATGACTCTTCAGTGATTAGGTTAGTAAACAATGCCCCAGCCCCGATTGGGTTGATCCGGAATTATCCAGAGAGTGGGGAGATCCAGCCACTCAATGAGTTTGTATTCTGGCACAGGGGATGGTGAATGCTTAAGAACCTCAGATTCTTACCTGTGGTTCATTCTCATCTCCCTTCGCATCCCAGCTTTTCCCCTGAGACTTCCTTTGTCCAGGTCTGACCGAGGACGATCATCTGCTGGAGTGCTCCCGCCCCATGTTGGTGATCACTCTTGAATGATGTTCTTGCAATTGCGATTTCCCGTTGACGGTCAGGACCCGTGTCCGTGCTAGCTATGTTGAAATTCAAGATTCCTCCAAACGTAGTCTGGCTAGTCTAGGCGGGTTCGGATTGAAACGAAGAAATCGGGACCGATGCTGAGAACCAGTTTGTCTCTGAAGAGACCAGGTCCATGCAGGGGGTTCGTGTTGGGAATTCCCTTCGAGGAAAGGGTTTTTTTACCACGGaactttttttggaaatattagCACGAACTGGAGTACGAATTTTAGTCGCAGGTTAGCTGGCGCTAGCGGCGCTCTCGGCGCAAGTTTGCTCAACAATGAGCTCGTTGATTGCTGAGCCTCTTCGCGAACAATCTCGCTTAAGGCGAGGTTGATTTCGTGAAGGACGTCTCCGGAACGTCTCGAACGAAAACCAATTAAGGAGCCTCGCACCTCCAATATCGTGCTACCACATAAATTTGCATAGCTCAGCAGCGGCatcaaaattcaaagaaataaaccTTCAACGGGAAAACCGTTTATAGAGATTGGTGAGGTGCTCGTAAATGctaataatattaaatcaaataaaagtttaggGTCGGCTCACATGTATTCCGAGACATTCACGTTGAATTGTTGAGCGAAGGTGTGTTTTAGATCGCCTTTTATGTATTATGATTTCTACGAACAATTTAAACGAAGGAATGAGCACCATTTGTTGGGAATGATCGCTGTGTGTTATTTTCCTTCAGACCGCTTTAGTATAATCGCTTAATATATGCCCTTTTACCTCCCGGccatattgtttttatatttgctaaaattttatttcagaacTACGGTTTTAAATGCGAAAGCCAATATTTGCGGAATGGAGTCCGACAATCTAGCAACGATCCTCATTGAGATTAAAATGCACCGCGTTATAATACGCAATAAACCTAATTGCTGGGGTGGTATATTGCGACCATCAAAAATCTGTAAATTATGACCCCATGGAGGCTTCAATGTGCACCCTTTAAATACATACTTATTTAATTCGGGGGTGCTTTATTTATAGGAAGCCATTCCCCGGACCTGCGGATGGACACAAAGAGGCCGAATAGCCATTCAACCTTATGGCGTCGGTGCTCGTACGGGTGAGAATCAACCTGTATAGGCCGAATTTGTCAGATTGAGCTTTAAATACCGAGATGAAACGGCGAAGATTCTGTTGAGCGCGCCACAACTGCGAAACGCCACCAGAAGTCGTGTGCGCAAAATCGGGTTAATTAGGCCAAATTTGA
This region of Euwallacea fornicatus isolate EFF26 chromosome 3, ASM4011564v1, whole genome shotgun sequence genomic DNA includes:
- the LOC136350583 gene encoding homeobox protein Nkx-6.2-like isoform X3, whose protein sequence is MTQHSDASSDRSEVSVTPPPPVSKMLEFATHQNLSLFNLEHRNMLAAPLAALHSMAEMKQHQSHLSPSSEHLHGQDKGDNDLLLERTTLHMERSGLTSRSPLGATSNSNSSQGANPHGIDHILSRPSQITTGPLHFPHNLGFSQNSLGMTTNSAQNAANPGLRGFNIAAAAFFHHHAANSVNKPPVELGRTTGGLYWPGIQSLNPIAWRDRLSNSFKFSVNQSNMAMGLGHDKDAKKKHTRPTFSGQQIFALEKTFEQTKYLAGPERAKLAYALGMTESQVKDEGNEGNENLKKSAFK
- the LOC136350583 gene encoding homeobox protein Nkx-6.2-like isoform X2 — its product is MTQHSDASSDRSEVSVTPPPPVSKMLEFATHQNLSLFNLEHRNMLAAPLAALHSMAEMKQHQSHLSPSSEHLHGQDKGDNDLLLERTTLHMERSGLTSRSPLGATSNSNSSQGANPHGIDHILSRPSQITTGPLHFPHNLGFSQNSLGMTTNSAQNAANPGLRGFNIAAAAFFHHHAANSVNKPPVELGRTTGGLYWPGIQSLNPIAWRDRLSNMNQSNMAMGLGHDKDAKKKHTRPTFSGQQIFALEKTFEQTKYLAGPERAKLAYALGMTESQVKVWFQNRRTKWRKKHAAEMATAKRKQEVLDNQTDENSDIISDNEEEHTAKRQNLQ
- the LOC136350583 gene encoding homeobox protein Nkx-6.1-like isoform X4, with translation MTQHSDASSDRSEVSVTPPPPVSKMLEFATHQNLSLFNLEHRNMLAAPLAALHSMAEMKQHQSHLSPSSEHLHGQDKGDNDLLLERTTLHMERSGLTSRSPLGATSNSNSSQGANPHGIDHILSRPSQITTGPLHFPHNLGFSQNSLGMTTNSAQNAANPGLRGFNIAAAAFFHHHAANSVNKPPVELGRTTGGLYWPGIQSLNPIAWRDRLSNSFKFSVNQSNMAMGLGHDKDAKKKHTRPTFSGQQIFALEKTFEQTKYLAGPERAKLAYALGMTESQVKEGEMPTAREVQL
- the LOC136350583 gene encoding homeobox protein Nkx-6.2-like isoform X1 — protein: MTQHSDASSDRSEVSVTPPPPVSKMLEFATHQNLSLFNLEHRNMLAAPLAALHSMAEMKQHQSHLSPSSEHLHGQDKGDNDLLLERTTLHMERSGLTSRSPLGATSNSNSSQGANPHGIDHILSRPSQITTGPLHFPHNLGFSQNSLGMTTNSAQNAANPGLRGFNIAAAAFFHHHAANSVNKPPVELGRTTGGLYWPGIQSLNPIAWRDRLSNSFKFSVNQSNMAMGLGHDKDAKKKHTRPTFSGQQIFALEKTFEQTKYLAGPERAKLAYALGMTESQVKVWFQNRRTKWRKKHAAEMATAKRKQEVLDNQTDENSDIISDNEEEHTAKRQNLQ